The genomic stretch AAAGCGCCGCTGCTTCTCGGTCAGCGTCGTTCCCAACAGCAGTTCCGTCATGCCGAGGATACCGTTCATCGGCGTGCGGATCTCATGGCTCATGTTGGCCATGAACTGGCTCTTGGCCTGGCTGGCCGCCTCCGCCGCATCGCGGGCCCGCTGCAGCTCCTGCTCGCGCTCGTGCTCGACGGTGATGTCGGTGCACAGCCCGTAGACCCGGATCTCGCCACTCGGCAGCCGGTGCGCCCGGGTGCGGGTGCGCAACCAGCGTGTGCCGCGCGTCGGATGCTCGAGCCGGTGTACGTAGTCCACCGGCAACAGCTGCCGTTCGCGCTCCCGCGCCTGCTCGTGATCGTCGCTCGGGCTCAGGCGCAGATAGCGCTGCGGGTCCTCGGCGTGCTCTTCGGCCGTGACACCCCAGAAGGCTTGCAGCCGCGGGCTGACGTAGACGAAGTGGCTGCGCTCGGGGTTGGTGATGAACAGGTGGTCGTCGATCGCATCGGCGAACTCCTTGAAGCGCGCCTCGGACTCGACCAGCGCGCCCTCTGCCCGGCGCCGCTCGGTCAAGTCGCGCGCCAGCACCAGCAGCGCGCTCGGTGTGCCGTCATCGTCGCGCAGCGCCAGATAGCGCATGTTCAGATAGCGTTCGCCGCGGCGCGCATTGCGCCAGGTGAACTCGTCCTCGATCGACTCGACCCCGGCCAGCGCCCGCGCCACCGACGGCCCGATCAAGGCCTGCACCTGGCGGCCGTAGGCCTCCAGCGGCGGCTTGCCGATCATCTCCTCGCGCTTGAGCGCGAACTCCATCTCGGCGTGCCGGTTGACCGCCACCACTTTCATTTCCTGCGGCTCGACGACGAACAGGCTGACCGGCAGGTGCTCGATCAGATCGTTCAGCCTTGCGCGTTCGTTCTCGACCTGTTCGGCACGCTGCTGCCGCTCGGTGATGTCGCTCAACACACCGAGGAACACAAAACGTTCGCCCTGCTCGTCGAGCACGTAGGCCGCGTCGATCTCGGCCCAGAACGGTTCGGTCTGGCCGTCCGGCGTGCGGCGCCGGGCGCTGAATTCGAAGCGGAAGTTCTGGCGCGCCTCGACGGCCCGACGCAAGGTGTCGGCCGCGGTGTCCGAGGTGCCGCTCATCAGGCTCCAGCACTCACGGCCCAGCGCCGCTTGCGCGGGCCATCCGGTGATGCCGCTGAAGGCGTCGTTGACCCATTCGATGCGGCCGCGCCCGTCGGCGATCACCACGCCGCTGGCGACCCGGTCGGCCACCATCGCCAGGCGCCGCGAACGCTCGACGCTGCGCAACATGCTTTTGTGGGCCGTTTCACGGCCGGCGAGCAGCGACAACTGGCCCATCGCGATCGACAGCAGCGTGAGGGCGTCGTCGTCCGGCTCCTGTTGCACGTCGTACCACTCGATCAGCGCCAACGGCGCGTCGTCGCCCCACACCGGCACCGCCAGGCCCTGCCGCGCCTTGCGGGGACGCAAGCGATGGCCGGACGCTCGCAGCTCGCGGCACAGCACCGGGCGATGCCGGGCCAGCGCGCGGCCGGACAATTCGTCTTCGCTGTGCACGGTGTCGAGCAGGCCCAGGTCGATGCGGTCCTCACGGCCATCGTCGCGCTCGTCCCACGGCAACACCAGGCCGGTGGTGCCGTTCCAGTCTTCGACCCGCAGCACCGCCCATGCATCGGCCCGCAGATGGTCGGCCACCAGACGACCCACCGCTTCCAGCGCCGGGCCGAGGCCGCGCGCCTGCGCCACCGCCGCGATCACCCCCTCGGTGGCCGCCAACCGCCGCCGCAGCGCGTCAGCGTCGGCCGGGGGCGAGGGCGGCAACACGGCATCCGCTGCGCGCCTGCCGTCACGCCACGCAAAGGCGAGCGCCACCACCAGCGCGAGTGACGCGGTGGCGGCCAGCGGGACAGGTCCGAGCAGCGCGGTGAGCCAGCCTGCCGCACCCAGCAGGCCGACCGCGGCCAACCTCTTGGTGGTCGAGCGGTTCATCGATGTGTCGTTCCCGCAGCGTCCTGCCGGCCGTGCAGCTGCGGCCGGGCGCTCGCGCGCGGGGGTCCTCTCCGAGGGTTTTCGACCGCCGCCGCCGCGACTTGAGCCGATGGAAATCCGGCCCAGGCGTGCGAAGCGCACGCAGGCGAGCGCTGCCCCCGTCCTTACAATGGTTGCGATGGACCGTTCCCCTGCCCACGAGGAGATGCCGCGCGGCAAACGCCTGCTCCTTGCCGCCGGCACCGGGGCCGGGTTGACGCTCGCCTGGGTGCTGTTCAGCCTGGCCGCCGCCAGCTGGATCACGCCCGCACTGCCCGGCGCCGACGCGCCGGCGCAGGCACGCCTGCTGGTCTGGGTGTTCGTCGTCGGGCTGGGCCTGATGATGGCGCTGGCCTGGTGGTTCGGTCGCCGACTCGATGCACTGTCGGTCGAACGCCGCCAGGCACAGAGCCACCGACAGGCCTTGCAGCAGTTGTTGTCCGAGTGGTACTGGGAAACTGACGCCGCACACCGGCTGACGGTCCTGCGGCCACCGCAAGGCGCCGCGGTGCGCGACTGGCACTTCGAGGGACGACTGGGCCGCACCCTGTGGGACGACTTCGGCAGTGAACCCGAGCTGTGGAGTGCCCACCGGCAGATGCTCGACGCGCACGAACCCTTTCTCGGCTTGCCGGCGCACCGCCGCGAGCCCGACGGCCGCAGCAGCCTGTGGCTGCTGCGCGGTGTGCCCCGCTACGATGCCGAGGGCCGCTTCACCGGCTATCTGGGCTGCGCACGCAACGTGTCGGCCCGCGCCGAACTGCAGTTCGACCGCCAGATTGGCATGCAGTTGCTCGACACGGTGCCGAGCGCGGTGCTGTTGGCCGAGTCACTGCCCACCGACGGCGCCGCGCCCCGCTACCTGATCCGGCACTGCAACGAGCTGGCGGCGCGCCGCATCGGCGACAGCCGCGAGAAGCTGATCGGGCGCGACGTGTTGACCTCGGTGGGGCGGGTGGCGGAATGGCCGCTCGCGCCGGTGCACCAGCGCCTCGGCCTGCCGGCCCCGGACGCCGCCGCCTCGGCGCCGCCCTCGCGCGCCTGGGAGGCACAGATCGACATGTTCACCTTCGAACACGGTGGCACGCGGCGCCAGGCCCTGCTGCTGGTGTTCACGCCGCCGACGGCGAGCGCCGACGAAGCGGCGCAGCTGGAGCGGCAGGCCGCGGAGCGCGAGCTCGAGTCGTTCAGCTACACCGTCTCGCACGACCTGCGGGCGCCGATCCGGGTGGTGGAAGGCTTCACCAAGATCCTGAAGGAAGACTACGGCCGCTCGCTCGACCGCATCGGCAACGACCACCTCGACCGGGTGTTGGGCGCGGCGGCGCGCATGAACGGCATGATCGACGCCTTGCTGGCGCTGTCGCAGTTGTCGGCCAAGCCGGTGCAGCAGCAGCCGGTCAACCTGACGCAGCTGGCCACCTACATCCTCGACGACCTGAAACGGCAATCGCCCGAACGGGCCGTGGAGGTGCACATCCGCCCCGGCATGACGGCCCAGGGTGACCCGACCCTGCTGCGGGTCGTGCTCGACAACCTGCTGGGCAACGCCTGGAAGTACAGCGCCAAGCGCGACAAGGCGGTGATCGAATTCGGCTGCACCCAGCAGGACGGCCGCACGGTCTACCACGTGCGCGACAACGGCGCGGGCTTCGACATGCGCTTCGCCGATCGCCTGTTCGGTGTGTTCCAGCGACTGCACAGTGCCAGCGACTTCCAGGGCACCGGCGTCGGTCTGGCGTCGGTGCAGCGTATCGTGCGGCGCCACGGCGGCCAGATCTGGGCCGAATCGGAAGTCGGCCAGGGCGCCACCTTCTACTTCACGCTGGGCGAAGCGAAGCGGGGTAACTGACGCGCCTTGCGTCGGTTCGGTGCAGCGCCTTGCGTCGGCTCAGCCGAGCCCGCCCGGGGCGCTCAACATCTCGAGCGCCTCGACAAACCGCCGGCTTTGCTCCTCCAGCGTCAGGCCACCTTGCTGCGCCAGCTTCTGCAAGCGCTGCAAGGCCTCGCGCCGGTTGACCGAGAAGCGGTGCATCGCAATGCCGACCGCGATCGCGACCCAGGCATTCAGCGCCGCGTCGCCAGCGGCTGCTGCGGGCGCCGGCGAGACCGGGGCCGGCGACGGCCGGGCGGTGAACGCGGCCTCGACGGCGGGCACGATCTGCCGGATGTCGACCGGCTTCACCAGATAGGCCACCGCGCCGAGTTCCTTGACCTTGCGGACCGTCTCGTCGTCCGAGAACGCCGACAGGAACATGAAGGGAATCTGCAGATGGTCGCGCAGGTAGGCGGCGACGTCGAAGCCGCTCTTGCCTTCCATGCGGATGTCGAGCAGGGCGAGCGCGGGGCGGTGTTCGCGCGCCAGCAAGATGGCGTCGTCGCCGTTGTCGGCATCCACCACCTCGTAGCCGGCCTGCGACAGCCCGTGGGTCAGCGTCGCCAGCACCAGCCGGTCGTCGTCCACCACCAGGATCTTGCCTCTGTCAGGCTGCACAGCGCTCATGTCGTTGCATCGACTTTCTCAATCCGAACGGCGATTGTCGCGTAAATCCCGTTGACACCGCCGCCAACCGACGAGCGCGCTCCCCGGAGGTTCAAACGGTGTCCTGGCGCACCACACCGGGCGGCGTGAGATGCACCCGCGAGAGCACCCCGCCGTCGCTGTTCTCCAGCGTCAACCGGGCGCTGCGGCGGGGCAGCAGCGCCCGGATCAGGCCCAGGCCCGAGACGCCGCCCGGAAAGCGGGCCAGGCTGAAGTCGGCCGGCAGCTGCCCGGGGTTGGCCACCTCGATCTGCACCCATTCGGCGTCGCAGCGCAGCCGGCAGACCACGGTGCCCGCCTCGCTGTGCTTGATCGCGTTGGTCAGCAGTTCGTTGAGCGTCAGCGCGATCGGGATCGACTCGGCTTCGGGCAGAGCCCATTCGTCGACGTGCACACCTTCGATGCTCAGCGTGATCGGGCGGTCGAAGCTCTTTTGCACCGAGCCGGTGATGGCCTCGACCACCCGCCGCAGCCTCAGCATGCCGGCCGCGCCCACCTGCAAGCCGTAGACATGGGCGATGGCCTGCACCTGCCCCGCCACTTCGCCGATCGCCTCGGCCATCTCCGGCTTGCGCGCCGCGATCTGCTGCAGCAGGCCGGCCACACCCTGCAGGTTGTTCTTGATACGGTGGTGCACTTCCTTGACCAGCAGCTCGCGCTGCGCGATCACCGCTTCGAGCCGCGCCTCGTGGGCGGCGCGCTGCTCGGTCACGTTGGCCGCCACCAGCAGCAGCTGGTCCGGTGGCTCCCCGGGCTTGGCCAGCGGCAGATAGCGTGCATCCCAGACGGTCTCGGCGTCGTCCAGCACCACCGTGTAGTCGCGTTGCGTGACGCCCTGCGCCGCCAGCGCCGTCTGCATGTCCTCGCGCATCGCCCGCGCGCGCCCGGGCGGGTAGACCTCTTCGGG from Caldimonas brevitalea encodes the following:
- a CDS encoding response regulator; its protein translation is MNRSTTKRLAAVGLLGAAGWLTALLGPVPLAATASLALVVALAFAWRDGRRAADAVLPPSPPADADALRRRLAATEGVIAAVAQARGLGPALEAVGRLVADHLRADAWAVLRVEDWNGTTGLVLPWDERDDGREDRIDLGLLDTVHSEDELSGRALARHRPVLCRELRASGHRLRPRKARQGLAVPVWGDDAPLALIEWYDVQQEPDDDALTLLSIAMGQLSLLAGRETAHKSMLRSVERSRRLAMVADRVASGVVIADGRGRIEWVNDAFSGITGWPAQAALGRECWSLMSGTSDTAADTLRRAVEARQNFRFEFSARRRTPDGQTEPFWAEIDAAYVLDEQGERFVFLGVLSDITERQQRAEQVENERARLNDLIEHLPVSLFVVEPQEMKVVAVNRHAEMEFALKREEMIGKPPLEAYGRQVQALIGPSVARALAGVESIEDEFTWRNARRGERYLNMRYLALRDDDGTPSALLVLARDLTERRRAEGALVESEARFKEFADAIDDHLFITNPERSHFVYVSPRLQAFWGVTAEEHAEDPQRYLRLSPSDDHEQARERERQLLPVDYVHRLEHPTRGTRWLRTRTRAHRLPSGEIRVYGLCTDITVEHEREQELQRARDAAEAASQAKSQFMANMSHEIRTPMNGILGMTELLLGTTLTEKQRRFAHAVYRSGESLLEIINDILDFSKIEAGKLELAPTDFVLRAVVEDTLELMAPRAHEKSLELNFREQPGLPSTVHGDPLRLRQVLTNLVANAIKFTERGEVVVDVQQVEGEAVDGQLWVEFAIKDTGIGIEPEVLPRLFNAFTQAHGGMARRYGGTGLGLAISRQLAELMGGSISVQSVPGLGSQFRVRLPLGEVADDSAAGPLDGPDMPALRVLVVEDHDTNRTVLENILGAWGMRVTLAVDGAEALDLLRRDRAAGGRFDLALVDMAMPRMDGVQLAQAVRAEPDLAPVKLMLLSSVSSPDDVRVAHDAGFDRFVAKPVRKIELRQAIMGLFGGVMREREQALPSLDREVLVIEDNHVNQEVMHQMLRRLGCRTRIAHSGPEGLRALCEHRFDLVLMDIQMPGMDGVEALRWFRQGSGGRFDFVTPSHTPVLAVTANALGGDEARYLAHGFDDYLSKPFRQNQLLAVLTRWLQAAPAGAPNATQEAPRRLAAEPVNTEPNMFTPDPNVFDPEAVARLRELDPHGQNKLLPRLFRTFQASLLKLVPQMVEAAQVNDGNAVRFTAHTLKSSSASVGALQLSALCAELESAVRGGDAGPFGDRVDVLQREAQRVLDSLGHLLESA
- a CDS encoding sensor histidine kinase, whose product is MDRSPAHEEMPRGKRLLLAAGTGAGLTLAWVLFSLAAASWITPALPGADAPAQARLLVWVFVVGLGLMMALAWWFGRRLDALSVERRQAQSHRQALQQLLSEWYWETDAAHRLTVLRPPQGAAVRDWHFEGRLGRTLWDDFGSEPELWSAHRQMLDAHEPFLGLPAHRREPDGRSSLWLLRGVPRYDAEGRFTGYLGCARNVSARAELQFDRQIGMQLLDTVPSAVLLAESLPTDGAAPRYLIRHCNELAARRIGDSREKLIGRDVLTSVGRVAEWPLAPVHQRLGLPAPDAAASAPPSRAWEAQIDMFTFEHGGTRRQALLLVFTPPTASADEAAQLERQAAERELESFSYTVSHDLRAPIRVVEGFTKILKEDYGRSLDRIGNDHLDRVLGAAARMNGMIDALLALSQLSAKPVQQQPVNLTQLATYILDDLKRQSPERAVEVHIRPGMTAQGDPTLLRVVLDNLLGNAWKYSAKRDKAVIEFGCTQQDGRTVYHVRDNGAGFDMRFADRLFGVFQRLHSASDFQGTGVGLASVQRIVRRHGGQIWAESEVGQGATFYFTLGEAKRGN
- a CDS encoding response regulator yields the protein MSAVQPDRGKILVVDDDRLVLATLTHGLSQAGYEVVDADNGDDAILLAREHRPALALLDIRMEGKSGFDVAAYLRDHLQIPFMFLSAFSDDETVRKVKELGAVAYLVKPVDIRQIVPAVEAAFTARPSPAPVSPAPAAAAGDAALNAWVAIAVGIAMHRFSVNRREALQRLQKLAQQGGLTLEEQSRRFVEALEMLSAPGGLG